CATTACTCCAAATTCTAAGCACGAATTTTTCACCTTCATTCAATCCATCATTTTCAGCAGTATGCTCATCGTTTCCCCAAATTGCAATTGCCAAATTTTCTCCAACATAAACTGATGAACCTATAAGTTTTTCGCCAACATTGCTATCGGAGCAGAAGATTCCAATTTCTGAACCAATTAGTGGTTCTGTTTCCCATGATGTTTTTGGAATTCCAAGAGTCATATTAGATCCTGTATTTTTTACATTTTTATAGAAATATTTTTCATTTTGAATAATATTTGATTTAGAAAAACTTGCTGTATTTGGTGCATATAGTAATGTATCTGCATTAAACATTTTCAACAAATAACCTTCGCCAGGAACCATATTTCCGATTCCATTGACACCGTATTGAGGCCAATAAACAAAGCCTAATTCATTTTTTACTATTTCCAAATTGTTTACAACATCACTCATCATGGTAGCAATAGATGCAGCCGATTGGCGTAGATATGAAATAATTTGCCAGCCTGTATTCATAGTAATCGGATAATTTTCAGGCTGAACAGCTGTACCTTCAATTTCTAAAATAGAATTTGTTGTTACTTTTATCTGATAGCCTTCCTCCACGTTTAAAACTCCTATACTGTTGATAGAATATAGAGGCCAATAAACTTGTCCGATTGAATTTTTCACAATTGTTACGTTTTGCAAAATTGCAGACATAATATCGCTCATCATACTATTTGTCGGTTCAATATATGTAGAGAAAATATTCCAGCCTTCGAAAATATCAATAGATTGAGTTTCGCTTAATGATACATTTAACGCTTGAAGTCCACTAATTCCGTTTGGTTGGAACAATCCTTCATTTGGAAAACCACTCGTATTGTAAACTGCCATTGCAGAATATTCCATACTTTCCGAAGCATCCCAGATTTTCCATTTAAATTCTTCTCCAGTCTGAAAACCATCATTAGAAAAATCGGCTCCCCAAGCTGTGAGAGAGTTGGTTATTTCTTCCCACATAATAAAACCTCCACAAGCCAAAGTTCCGAGAGAATCGTAAAAAACACCAATATAATCTCCATATGAAATTGGCATTCCATCAATATTTATGTTTGCTGAAACTGGCACAAGTATAGAGTGATTTGTTCCGGTAATATTATACGACCAAGTCGGACTTGGCAAAGTTTCTATAAATACATTAATATTATCCGTAGCTGTGCAAGCATCAGTGTTTACAACAGTTACACTGTAGGTTCCTGTGGATGAAACTGTAAGAGTTTGTTGCGTACTTCCATCATTCCAAAGATAAGAAATAAAGCCAAATCCCGCATCAATTGTAGCAGTTTGTCCCGTAGGTAAATTAATATCAGCACCTAAGTTTACTACTGGCAAAGCACTCACAGAAACAACAATATCATCTATTGCAATTTCACCGGCAGCATCGGTTACAGTCAGAGAATAAGTGGTTTGCGTGCTTGGGCTAACAGAAATTGATGATGAATTTCCACCCGTGCTCCAATTGTATGAAAATGGTGGTGTTCCATTCTGTACATTTGCATTAATATTTGCAACATTTCCGTCACAAATATTAATATCCGGACCTAATACAACTACTGGTGTTGATAAATCCGGCAAAATATTTACCATATAGTCATGAGCTTCGCCATATTGATAATTATCGCAAGGATCAGAACATAAGGTACTCCATGATATTCGGGCTCTCATTCTATGTGAGCCCGGATTTGCATTTGCTGGAATAGTTGCAAAAGTACTGTATAATGTACTTGCTGTACCAAGTGAAAAATTCGTAACAACTTGTTCGCTAGCATCAAAACTTGCATCATCGTTGAAATCTATCCAAATAGTTAGTTTTTGATTCGAGTAGTTTGTCGAAATTTGTAATACATACATAGAATCTTGTGCTAAATCGGTTGACATAGAGGTAAAATCGCCATAGCCTCCTGTACTGCAACCGGAATTCATATGGTTGATAGTGTTCAAAATAAAATCGTCTATCTCGTCGCCTGCAGAACAACCATTGGTATAGCTTGGGGTACAGTAGCTCGCCATTATAAGAGAAATAGGATTTTGCCAACTGTATAGTCCTGAAGTTATGGTATAATCGAAATCGATAGAAGCAGTCTGTGGCATAGTAGCCGAAGCAGAAACAACAAAACTTGCATTACTGTTTGCTCCTTCAGCCAGATTTCCTATAGGATAATTTTGAATATTTATTGTTATATCACTATTTGCAGTAGAAAGAAATCCGTTGACATTAGTAGCAGTAGCATGGCCGGAATTAATATTTTCAATGCTTATGGTTACAGTTTCTCCCGGATCAATCAATCCGTTTCCATTTCCGTTTGCATCATCTACGGTTACAGTTCCAACTGTTAATTCCGGTGCATTTATCAAAACTGCCATGGACGAATTCCAGGTGTTTGAATTATTGTCGGTGATAGTAGCTCCAATGAAAACCTGATGCTGATCGGGAGCATTGTTTGCTATATCTAAACCAAAAGCATTGTTTTGAGTTGAGTTTACACCGGCGGCAATATTTCCGAATGCCTCATTTGCATCGGTTATTGTTACGAAAGTATCGACAGAAGTAATCGAAACTGAAACCCCATTTGCATTGCTTACGCCAATATTTTCCAAAGTTGTATTTAATGAGATGCTTTCACCGAATTCAGCCTCACCATTATTGTTACCTAGCGGATCGTTTATAGAAAAACTACTAATAGATAGGTATGGACCGGTCATACTAATTATTGCTACTTCATTTATATACGGAATATAGTTAAAAGCTGTAACAACAATATCGACTGTATCAATTGAGCTTAAAGCCGAAAGACTAATATTGGCAACACCATTTGCAACTATGCCGGTTCCAATAATCTGACTATTTAGAGTTAAAGAAACCAAGGCATCCTCAACACTGCAATTCACCTGAAATGAAGTAGCGCCAATGTTTACAGTTTGGTTGTGTGTTACTAACATTTGCAAAGGATTTGCAGTTCTTACCATCAAAGAAGGATCGCCAAAACAAGTCCAGGTATCTGTCATATTTGCTCCGCCAGAGCCATATTCATCGTTCATTTGCATACAACCATTCATCGATAACCCACCGAAAGTTCTTTTAATGTTGTTGGTATAACTTTCTGTTAAGATATCCACCATTTCATCTTGCCCACACATTGGTGGATTCCAACTTTGGTTTATGGTTGACATTAATGTTGCAATTGCACCACTGGGCTCGTCGTTATGTGTTGCTCTTAGCCATGTTTCTGCAAAACAAGTACTATTCACAAAATCTCCATTTACACATGCCACCGACCAAATGAATGGTAGCATTCCTGTATTAGTCAAACTATTGATATTCGAATTTGAAAAGCCAGAAGAGCTGAATGAAGTTGTACTTCCATGACCGGTATATAGAATTATTCCAGAACCGGAATTTATTTCATTTGATACCATCGTAGGACTTGGATTTCCTGAAGCATCCAAACCACCTTGGCTGCCATCAAACATTTCGGCACAACTATTATAAGTATAAGAGATTAAATCTGATTTCATATTTAAAATATGCTGATAGTCATATTCGTTGTCGTCTCCAGGACCTTGAGAAGAAGCTATTCCGATTCCATTAGTTAGCCAATTACCAGCTGTTGGATTCTTCTCATAATCAAGAGTTCTTGCAACCTGAGTATTAACATCCTGCGCACTTTCTGCTGAAAATCGTCCTACAAAAACCTCCGGATACGAATCGTTTCCTGAAATGTAGCCATAAGAATTATCGGAGTCGCCGCTTGAAGCACTGTATGTTGGAACTTGTGCAGCATCGCCCACAAGCAGCAAATAGGTGAGCCCGTTTGTATTGTAATAATTTGCTACATAGGTTTTTATTGCTGATGCGGTTCCGATAGTTGCAACATCAACAATTTCTACATTTCGGCCGGCAGAAATTTTCCAATCTACGAATGCTTGCATTGCTGAAATGTATTGTCCATAGGAAATTATTAGCATATTTCCATTTTCAGAAACAGGTGTATATTTTACACTATTATAGTTTAAAAAAAGATTTTGATAAATATTAGTGTGCTCGTAGCTTGACGGTTTTTTTTCGTTTTCACTTAACAATTGATTTTTTCCATTTTCAGCAATTTCTTCAACTTCAACAACAATTTCGTAATATACCCTAAGTAGCTTTGTTACAGGATTATACTGAAATGGATAAAAAACAATAGTTGAGGCTCTATAATCTCTCAAAACGAAAGGATCTCTCAAATCGGCAACATTGCCAGGAAAAAATTCATTTTCATTGTATTGTTGGCCATATATATAAGGCATACTTGCCGGATCAATATCTCTTGTAAAATCTCCTTTCGAGGGAGCAATTTCTACATTTTCGAAATCCTGATATTTTGAAAATATAACTTTTACTCCCATCTCAGATTTGTCGGGAATAATTATTGAACTTGTAAATTTCAATAAATCAGGAGCTTCTGAAATTAATAAAGGTGTTGCACCTTCAACTTTTAGAATCGAGGCATTTCCTCTTTTTGTTTTCACCTCATCAAGATCGAAACTTCCGAAAGTTAATTTAACTACCGACTTATCAATTGTTGAAGAAACCAATTCAATCACTGGCTCTTCGATATTTGTTTTTGAATTAGTAATTTTCTGTATAGCAAAAAGATTACTAAAAAATAATACACTTAAAAATAATGGAATAATTCTTCTCATAGTTTTATTAATTTAAAATTCATACTCAAAATCTTTTTAACGCAAAGTTAAGCAACTTGTTTATTTTTTCTTTCAGACTATCATTTATTGAAAAAGGTTGAAGAGTTTTAATATTTATATTAAGATTTAATTGAAATATTTAACTTATGATTAACACAGAGGTTAATCATAGTTTTAATAATTTTGCCGATTGTTGAAGGAGGATTTGTTTGTTGGATAAATATATTCATTAAAATATTTAACCTCAGATTGTTTGAAATTATATATGGAATTATGAAAATTGCTATTATTATTGTTTTAGATACTTATCCTTATTAATAATATGCCAAAAGTTAATAAAAATATATTGATTTTTACTGCTGGTTTACTTTGGTCAAGTATAGGTATTTTTCTAATTTACAGAGCCTCAACTTGGTTTTGTTTATTAAATGTAGTAGAACTTGCCTTATCAATAATTGGCGGAATATTTTTGGGAATTGCTATCTCCTTTTTCAAATTTTCGAAACTTGCTCAGGAAAACATAAATAGAATAAATCTTTATGATAAAAAAGTGTGTTTCTGGGCATTTCAAAAATGGCAAACTTATTTTTTAATCATTTTCATGATTTCTCTCGGCATTTTTATGCGAAAAACTTCTTTTGTTCCAAAATATCTTCTCACACCAACTTATATTGGAATAGGATTCGCTTTATTTCTTGCAAGTTTCAAGTATCATACATTTCTTTATAAAAACCGCACGAAAGATTGTTTTTTAAAAGTAAAAAAGATTAATCTGATTTTGTTTACAGCTATTATTTGGTTTTGGGCAGGATTTATATTATGGTACCGAGCATACACATGGCTTCATTTAGTTACTGATACACAATTCTCAATTTCTGTAATTATTGCAATAATTATTGCAGTAATTAAAGTGTATTTTATATTTCGAAAATTAACTCTAAACAATATTCAACGAATATCAAATTTCGAGCAAGAGTGCATAAGCATTTTTAAATTTCATTTAATAAAAGACCAAATATTAATTGTAGTAATGATATTGTCCGGCTATTTATTAAGAAATCTATCATTCGTTCCAAAATACGTTTTAATGCCAATTTATATGGGGATTGGTTTTGCAATGTTTTATTCATCATTATTATACATACTACACATTACAAATTATTTTAAGCAAAAAAAAATATGAGAAAATTTATTCTTCTGCTAAGCATCATATCTTCAATAAGCATATCATATTCTCAGGTTGGTGGATTATCAGCATCTAAATTAGGTACTCTTTGCGCAGATGTTGTTCCTGTGCAGACTATAGAATTTGAACCATTTTTTGAGTTTTCATCAACTTCCAATATTTTTGACAATAATGGTGAGAAAAAAGCTCTCTTTTCGACAAAAGACAGTATTCAATTTTTTTCATCAATGGGTTTTAGGTTTAGTTATGGTTTATTCAAGAATTT
This genomic stretch from Bacteroidota bacterium harbors:
- a CDS encoding T9SS type A sorting domain-containing protein gives rise to the protein MRRIIPLFLSVLFFSNLFAIQKITNSKTNIEEPVIELVSSTIDKSVVKLTFGSFDLDEVKTKRGNASILKVEGATPLLISEAPDLLKFTSSIIIPDKSEMGVKVIFSKYQDFENVEIAPSKGDFTRDIDPASMPYIYGQQYNENEFFPGNVADLRDPFVLRDYRASTIVFYPFQYNPVTKLLRVYYEIVVEVEEIAENGKNQLLSENEKKPSSYEHTNIYQNLFLNYNSVKYTPVSENGNMLIISYGQYISAMQAFVDWKISAGRNVEIVDVATIGTASAIKTYVANYYNTNGLTYLLLVGDAAQVPTYSASSGDSDNSYGYISGNDSYPEVFVGRFSAESAQDVNTQVARTLDYEKNPTAGNWLTNGIGIASSQGPGDDNEYDYQHILNMKSDLISYTYNSCAEMFDGSQGGLDASGNPSPTMVSNEINSGSGIILYTGHGSTTSFSSSGFSNSNINSLTNTGMLPFIWSVACVNGDFVNSTCFAETWLRATHNDEPSGAIATLMSTINQSWNPPMCGQDEMVDILTESYTNNIKRTFGGLSMNGCMQMNDEYGSGGANMTDTWTCFGDPSLMVRTANPLQMLVTHNQTVNIGATSFQVNCSVEDALVSLTLNSQIIGTGIVANGVANISLSALSSIDTVDIVVTAFNYIPYINEVAIISMTGPYLSISSFSINDPLGNNNGEAEFGESISLNTTLENIGVSNANGVSVSITSVDTFVTITDANEAFGNIAAGVNSTQNNAFGLDIANNAPDQHQVFIGATITDNNSNTWNSSMAVLINAPELTVGTVTVDDANGNGNGLIDPGETVTISIENINSGHATATNVNGFLSTANSDITINIQNYPIGNLAEGANSNASFVVSASATMPQTASIDFDYTITSGLYSWQNPISLIMASYCTPSYTNGCSAGDEIDDFILNTINHMNSGCSTGGYGDFTSMSTDLAQDSMYVLQISTNYSNQKLTIWIDFNDDASFDASEQVVTNFSLGTASTLYSTFATIPANANPGSHRMRARISWSTLCSDPCDNYQYGEAHDYMVNILPDLSTPVVVLGPDINICDGNVANINANVQNGTPPFSYNWSTGGNSSSISVSPSTQTTYSLTVTDAAGEIAIDDIVVSVSALPVVNLGADINLPTGQTATIDAGFGFISYLWNDGSTQQTLTVSSTGTYSVTVVNTDACTATDNINVFIETLPSPTWSYNITGTNHSILVPVSANINIDGMPISYGDYIGVFYDSLGTLACGGFIMWEEITNSLTAWGADFSNDGFQTGEEFKWKIWDASESMEYSAMAVYNTSGFPNEGLFQPNGISGLQALNVSLSETQSIDIFEGWNIFSTYIEPTNSMMSDIMSAILQNVTIVKNSIGQVYWPLYSINSIGVLNVEEGYQIKVTTNSILEIEGTAVQPENYPITMNTGWQIISYLRQSAASIATMMSDVVNNLEIVKNELGFVYWPQYGVNGIGNMVPGEGYLLKMFNADTLLYAPNTASFSKSNIIQNEKYFYKNVKNTGSNMTLGIPKTSWETEPLIGSEIGIFCSDSNVGEKLIGSSVYVGENLAIAIWGNDEHTAENDGLNEGEKFVLRIWSNEVETYLEIKNWLEGNEFYKTNKISIAKKLSITNSQLSIPELCQNTPNPFNKISEISFNIPNATFVEIETYNLVGELCEVLISKKLNAGIHKIEVDATKYQSGSYFYRIRTNDFFDAKRFSVVK